One genomic region from Augochlora pura isolate Apur16 chromosome 7, APUR_v2.2.1, whole genome shotgun sequence encodes:
- the LOC144472238 gene encoding uncharacterized protein LOC144472238 isoform X2, giving the protein MASTSQQYCLRWNNHRSNLLTVFDELLQNEAFTDVTLAVDGGASVKCHKMVLAACSSYFQTLFIDLPCKHPIVVLKDVKYSEIKAILEYMYRGEVNVAQEQLAGLLKVAEVLKVKGLVEENGSGSSSQGRRAGVEEAETSMSPPPAISTSTTSSAAQSSGHASPPHSTGASYSVYGKSSDRGANRLPLHMWQLSGLPIPHAGSNHQAAPSHHSQHSQHTQHSQHSILSGSYDNGYETSPLKRKKLSNMLMNRDTPILRTVLGQGHADSSQGIPLLHPDSHENNHFRNSSSNGSSHEHDRRNSEDISIQQGVPAHSPYTDVSMMDEDDKQPSPQSYPGDVKSEIANYVPTQKPEWKRYKQYTRNDIMSAIEAVRSGMSALQAARKYGVPSRTLYDKVKKLGITTSRPFKRGSNGSGACFPYGIGGNVNGSIYGGGLSENENENSNAVIESPASILDTYKAREASVDREMLDITRCSPSPLLHSAKQQQGNEDQVEDLSVGRKSDVRVIVPPTLTVKEEEDVGSDSCNRN; this is encoded by the exons ATGGCGAGCACGTCGCAGCAGTATTGTCTGCGCTGGAACAACCACCGTTCGAACCTGCTGACAGTATTCGACGAGCTGCTGCAAAACGAAGCGTTCACCGACGTAACGTTGGCGGTGGACGGCGGTGCCTCGGTCAAGTGTCACAAAATGGTGTTGGCCGCCTGTTCCTCCTACTTTCAAACGTTGTTCATCGACCTGCCGTGCAAACATCCGATCGTTGTTCTGAAAGACGTCAAGTACTCGGAGATCAAGGCGATCCTCGAGTACATGTACCGCGGCGAGGTGAACGTGGCGCAGGAGCAGTTGGCCGGCCTGCTGAAAGTCGCCGAGGTGTTGAAGGTGAAGGGCCTGGTGGAGGAGAACGGTTCCGGTTCGTCCTCGCAAGGTCGCCGGGCCGGTGTCGAGGAGGCGGAGACCTCGATGTCGCCTCCGCCGGCAATCAGCACGAGCACGACGAGCAGCGCGGCTCAGAGCAGCGGCCACGCGTCGCCCCCGCACTCGACGGGCGCCTCGTACAGCGTCTACGGGAAGTCGTCGGACAGGGGCGCGAACCGGCTGCCGTTGCACATGTGGCAACTCTCGGGGCTGCCCATCCCACACGCGGGCTCGAACCATCAGGCGGCGCCGTCGCATCATTCGCAGCACTCGCAGCATACACAACATTCCCAGCACTCGATTCTGTCCGGCTCCTACGACAACGGGTACGAAACGTCGCCGCTGAAACGAAAGAAGCTCTCGAACATGTTGATGAACCGGGACACGCCAATCCTCAGGACGGTCCTCGGCCAGGGACACGCGGACAGCTCGCAAGGCATCCCCCTGTTGCATCCGGACAGTCACGAGAACAATCACTTCAggaacagcagcagcaacggcTCGTCCCACGAACACGACAGACGAAACAGCGAGGATATCTCGATTCAACAAGGGGTGCCCGCTCACAGCCCCTACACGGACGTATCCATGATGGACGAGGACGATAAGCAACCTTCGCCGCAATCATACCCCGGGGACGTCAAGTCAG AAATCGCGAATTACGTGCCAACGCAGAAGCCGGAATGGAAACGATACAAGCAGTACACGCGAAACGACATCATGTCCGCGATCGAGGCGGTACGTTCGGGAATGAGCGCGTTACAGGCGGCACGTAAGTATGGAGTACCATCGCGAACCCTTTACGACAAAGTGAAGAAGCTCGGAATCACGACGTCGCGGCCTTTCAAACGCGGCTCGAACGGCAGCGGCGCTTGTTTCCCGTACGGGATCGGCGGTAACGTTAACGGGAGCATATACGGCGGCGGCCTCTccgagaacgagaacgagaacaGCAACGCGGTGATCGAGAGTCCTGCCTCGATCCTAGACACGTACAAGGCCAGGGAGGCTTCCGTCGACCGCGAGATGTTGGACATCACCCGATGCAGTCCCAGCCCTCTTCTACACTCTGCGAAACAGCAGCAGGGCAACGAGGACCAGGTGGAGGATCTCTCTGTCGGTCGGAAGTCGGACGTCCGTGTAATCGTACCACCTACGTTGACCGTtaaagaggaggaggacgtTGGTTCCGATTCCTGCAATCGTAACTGA
- the LOC144472238 gene encoding uncharacterized protein LOC144472238 isoform X1, with protein sequence MPARPPLCESGHDQLLAEIRHGDKIVPTMASTSQQYCLRWNNHRSNLLTVFDELLQNEAFTDVTLAVDGGASVKCHKMVLAACSSYFQTLFIDLPCKHPIVVLKDVKYSEIKAILEYMYRGEVNVAQEQLAGLLKVAEVLKVKGLVEENGSGSSSQGRRAGVEEAETSMSPPPAISTSTTSSAAQSSGHASPPHSTGASYSVYGKSSDRGANRLPLHMWQLSGLPIPHAGSNHQAAPSHHSQHSQHTQHSQHSILSGSYDNGYETSPLKRKKLSNMLMNRDTPILRTVLGQGHADSSQGIPLLHPDSHENNHFRNSSSNGSSHEHDRRNSEDISIQQGVPAHSPYTDVSMMDEDDKQPSPQSYPGDVKSEIANYVPTQKPEWKRYKQYTRNDIMSAIEAVRSGMSALQAARKYGVPSRTLYDKVKKLGITTSRPFKRGSNGSGACFPYGIGGNVNGSIYGGGLSENENENSNAVIESPASILDTYKAREASVDREMLDITRCSPSPLLHSAKQQQGNEDQVEDLSVGRKSDVRVIVPPTLTVKEEEDVGSDSCNRN encoded by the exons ATGCCGGCACGGCCACCCCTATGCGAGTCGGGCCATGACCAGCTCTTGGCTGA GATCCGCCACGGCGATAAGATCGTTCCCACGATGGCGAGCACGTCGCAGCAGTATTGTCTGCGCTGGAACAACCACCGTTCGAACCTGCTGACAGTATTCGACGAGCTGCTGCAAAACGAAGCGTTCACCGACGTAACGTTGGCGGTGGACGGCGGTGCCTCGGTCAAGTGTCACAAAATGGTGTTGGCCGCCTGTTCCTCCTACTTTCAAACGTTGTTCATCGACCTGCCGTGCAAACATCCGATCGTTGTTCTGAAAGACGTCAAGTACTCGGAGATCAAGGCGATCCTCGAGTACATGTACCGCGGCGAGGTGAACGTGGCGCAGGAGCAGTTGGCCGGCCTGCTGAAAGTCGCCGAGGTGTTGAAGGTGAAGGGCCTGGTGGAGGAGAACGGTTCCGGTTCGTCCTCGCAAGGTCGCCGGGCCGGTGTCGAGGAGGCGGAGACCTCGATGTCGCCTCCGCCGGCAATCAGCACGAGCACGACGAGCAGCGCGGCTCAGAGCAGCGGCCACGCGTCGCCCCCGCACTCGACGGGCGCCTCGTACAGCGTCTACGGGAAGTCGTCGGACAGGGGCGCGAACCGGCTGCCGTTGCACATGTGGCAACTCTCGGGGCTGCCCATCCCACACGCGGGCTCGAACCATCAGGCGGCGCCGTCGCATCATTCGCAGCACTCGCAGCATACACAACATTCCCAGCACTCGATTCTGTCCGGCTCCTACGACAACGGGTACGAAACGTCGCCGCTGAAACGAAAGAAGCTCTCGAACATGTTGATGAACCGGGACACGCCAATCCTCAGGACGGTCCTCGGCCAGGGACACGCGGACAGCTCGCAAGGCATCCCCCTGTTGCATCCGGACAGTCACGAGAACAATCACTTCAggaacagcagcagcaacggcTCGTCCCACGAACACGACAGACGAAACAGCGAGGATATCTCGATTCAACAAGGGGTGCCCGCTCACAGCCCCTACACGGACGTATCCATGATGGACGAGGACGATAAGCAACCTTCGCCGCAATCATACCCCGGGGACGTCAAGTCAG AAATCGCGAATTACGTGCCAACGCAGAAGCCGGAATGGAAACGATACAAGCAGTACACGCGAAACGACATCATGTCCGCGATCGAGGCGGTACGTTCGGGAATGAGCGCGTTACAGGCGGCACGTAAGTATGGAGTACCATCGCGAACCCTTTACGACAAAGTGAAGAAGCTCGGAATCACGACGTCGCGGCCTTTCAAACGCGGCTCGAACGGCAGCGGCGCTTGTTTCCCGTACGGGATCGGCGGTAACGTTAACGGGAGCATATACGGCGGCGGCCTCTccgagaacgagaacgagaacaGCAACGCGGTGATCGAGAGTCCTGCCTCGATCCTAGACACGTACAAGGCCAGGGAGGCTTCCGTCGACCGCGAGATGTTGGACATCACCCGATGCAGTCCCAGCCCTCTTCTACACTCTGCGAAACAGCAGCAGGGCAACGAGGACCAGGTGGAGGATCTCTCTGTCGGTCGGAAGTCGGACGTCCGTGTAATCGTACCACCTACGTTGACCGTtaaagaggaggaggacgtTGGTTCCGATTCCTGCAATCGTAACTGA